From the genome of Virgibacillus siamensis, one region includes:
- a CDS encoding mandelate racemase/muconate lactonizing enzyme family protein, with protein sequence MQIQQIETFQAAIPLNSPFKTALRTVTVAETVVVKLTCDSGIIGFGEAPPTHVITGDSIASIDIAVNNVFKPLLLNESILQYERIFEKIDKSIIGNVSAKAAVDMAVYDCLAQEAQMPLWQFLGGYNDQIETDYTVSVNSPEEMADDAQQYMSDGFSILKVKVGKDAIDDDVKRIQGIRKRVGSRAKIRLDANQAWPAKEAVRAIRKMEDLGLDIELIEQPVHKTDFEGLKYVAANTETPIMADESVFSTGDARRLLEMRAADLINIKLMKAGGIHQAVKIAKLADIYGVKCMVGSMIETKIGITAAAHFAASQPNIINYDFDAPLMLAGDLIEGGIAYNGSNISLGTKSGLGIEKINPEFITES encoded by the coding sequence ATGCAAATTCAGCAGATCGAAACATTCCAGGCAGCGATTCCGTTGAATTCACCATTTAAAACAGCACTAAGGACTGTAACCGTTGCTGAAACAGTTGTTGTCAAACTAACATGTGACAGTGGAATAATCGGTTTTGGGGAGGCACCGCCGACTCACGTTATAACAGGAGACAGCATCGCCAGTATTGATATTGCCGTTAATAATGTATTCAAACCGCTATTGCTTAATGAATCAATCTTGCAGTATGAGCGGATATTTGAAAAAATCGATAAAAGTATCATCGGTAATGTAAGCGCGAAGGCAGCAGTTGACATGGCGGTATATGACTGTCTCGCACAGGAAGCGCAAATGCCGCTATGGCAATTTTTGGGCGGCTATAACGACCAGATTGAGACGGATTATACTGTCAGTGTGAACAGCCCGGAAGAAATGGCAGATGATGCACAGCAATACATGAGTGATGGCTTTTCAATTTTGAAGGTAAAGGTCGGCAAAGATGCAATAGATGACGATGTGAAACGCATACAGGGAATCCGAAAACGTGTCGGGTCGCGGGCGAAAATCCGTCTGGACGCCAATCAGGCATGGCCGGCAAAAGAAGCGGTCCGTGCTATTCGGAAAATGGAGGATCTTGGGCTTGATATCGAACTGATTGAACAGCCGGTGCATAAAACAGATTTTGAAGGGCTGAAATATGTCGCAGCCAATACGGAAACACCGATTATGGCGGATGAGAGTGTTTTTTCAACGGGGGATGCCAGACGGCTGCTTGAAATGCGTGCTGCTGATTTAATCAATATAAAACTGATGAAGGCAGGCGGAATCCATCAGGCAGTGAAGATTGCCAAACTGGCAGATATCTATGGTGTCAAGTGTATGGTCGGAAGTATGATTGAAACAAAAATCGGCATTACCGCTGCAGCACATTTTGCCGCGAGTCAGCCGAATATTATCAACTATGATTTTGATGCACCATTAATGCTCGCCGGTGACCTGATAGAAGGCGGCATTGCTTATAACGGCAGCAATATCTCACTTGGAACGAAATCAGGTCTTGGTATTGAAAAAATCAATCCGGAATTTATCACGGAATCATAA
- a CDS encoding S66 peptidase family protein, translating to MMKPPRLNKGDLIGIVAPAGPVDSDRLQRAIPFFEKMGMHVKLGKHVENTYGYLAGMDAERLADFHDMVADDSVKAIIFARGGYGTGRIAGDIDYELIRNNPKIIWGYSDITYLHTAIRQETGLATFHGPMPVSDIADDDFDTYTAGLFQQLLEPSELYYTESVSMLNVIAAGEASAEIVGGNLSLLISTLGTPYEIDTAGKLLLLEDIGEAPYRIDAMLNQLKLAGKFAGAAGVIIGDFAECDPPKDKPSLTLEEIFQTYLGGLNGPVVSGFNIGHCMPNFSLPLGVPATLSSAKRSLIIEPGIR from the coding sequence ATGATGAAGCCACCTCGGCTCAACAAGGGAGATCTAATTGGAATCGTTGCACCGGCAGGCCCTGTTGATTCGGACCGTCTTCAGCGGGCGATCCCTTTTTTTGAAAAAATGGGCATGCATGTGAAGCTGGGCAAGCATGTGGAAAATACATACGGTTACTTGGCCGGGATGGATGCGGAGAGGCTAGCAGACTTTCATGATATGGTTGCAGATGACAGTGTCAAAGCAATCATTTTTGCCCGTGGCGGATATGGAACAGGAAGAATCGCCGGGGATATTGATTATGAACTGATCCGAAACAATCCGAAAATCATTTGGGGATACAGTGATATTACATATTTACATACCGCAATACGTCAGGAAACAGGTTTGGCAACGTTTCACGGGCCAATGCCTGTCTCGGACATTGCGGATGACGATTTTGATACATATACGGCAGGTTTATTTCAACAGCTGCTAGAACCATCGGAACTTTATTATACAGAGAGTGTTTCAATGTTAAACGTTATTGCAGCAGGAGAGGCATCGGCTGAAATAGTCGGTGGTAATCTGTCCCTGCTTATCAGCACGCTTGGTACACCATATGAAATTGATACAGCAGGAAAACTGCTGCTTTTGGAAGATATCGGCGAGGCGCCATATCGAATTGACGCGATGCTGAATCAGCTGAAGCTTGCTGGGAAGTTTGCTGGAGCAGCTGGCGTTATTATTGGTGATTTTGCCGAATGCGACCCGCCAAAAGACAAACCGTCGCTGACATTGGAAGAAATTTTTCAAACGTACCTGGGCGGATTGAACGGTCCGGTTGTTTCCGGATTTAACATTGGCCACTGTATGCCCAATTTCTCGCTTCCGTTGGGTGTACCAGCTACATTATCGTCAGCAAAAAGATCATTGATTATCGAACCGGGCATCCGATAG
- a CDS encoding peptide ABC transporter substrate-binding protein: MKRGLLLLFSVLLIAVLSACTTGSGGNSDNGGSGGDSGESSKGSSESGEKVLYMNNGEEPTSLNPPIGFDSVSWNVLNNLMEGLTRLGKDDKPHPAMAEDWDVSDDGKVYTFHLREDANWSNGDPVTAQDFVYAWKQLLNPKTGSPAAFLGYFIEGGKEYNTGKGSADDVKVKAVDDKTLKVTLKAPTNFFLHVVTNPAFFPVNHKVAKENPEWYTEAESFVANGPFKLKKWKHEKEMVMVKNDQYWDKETVSLDKVHWAMVNNSNTEYQMFKSDELDMTSIPPDMADQLIDGDNVVIEKQAGLYFYRFNVNKEPFQNKKIRKAFALAINQEDIVNYVTKNKEEAAKAFVSPGFEGPNGKDFREVNGDLVKFNPEKAKKLLKEGMKEEGYDKLPPVTLTYNTDEGHKAIAEAMQNMFSENLGVNVTLKNTEWNVFLEAQKNLKHQLSRSSFLFDYADPVNFLESFVTGSTMNRTGWSNEKYDKLIAQAKKETNEEKRWQLMYEAEKLLAEEMPIFPIHYYNQVFIYKDDVKDIVRHPVGYLELKWADKK; this comes from the coding sequence ATGAAGCGAGGATTATTATTATTATTTTCCGTATTACTGATCGCTGTTTTATCGGCATGTACGACCGGCAGCGGGGGTAACAGTGACAACGGCGGCAGCGGGGGTGATAGCGGGGAAAGCAGTAAAGGGTCATCCGAAAGCGGCGAAAAGGTTTTATACATGAATAATGGCGAGGAACCAACATCACTTAATCCGCCAATCGGCTTTGACTCGGTTTCCTGGAATGTGCTGAACAACCTGATGGAAGGATTGACACGTCTGGGTAAAGATGATAAGCCCCATCCAGCCATGGCGGAAGACTGGGATGTTTCAGATGATGGAAAAGTATACACATTCCATCTTCGTGAAGACGCCAACTGGTCAAACGGGGATCCGGTGACAGCACAGGATTTCGTGTACGCATGGAAACAGCTTTTAAATCCAAAGACCGGCTCACCAGCTGCATTTCTTGGCTATTTTATCGAAGGCGGTAAGGAGTATAATACCGGCAAAGGCTCTGCAGATGATGTGAAAGTAAAAGCAGTCGATGATAAAACATTGAAGGTAACCTTGAAGGCACCAACGAACTTCTTCCTGCATGTCGTAACAAATCCGGCATTTTTCCCGGTGAATCATAAAGTTGCCAAGGAAAACCCGGAATGGTATACCGAAGCGGAATCATTTGTTGCCAATGGACCATTCAAACTGAAGAAATGGAAGCATGAAAAAGAAATGGTCATGGTTAAGAACGACCAGTACTGGGATAAAGAAACTGTGAGTCTTGATAAGGTACACTGGGCAATGGTCAACAATTCCAACACGGAGTATCAGATGTTCAAAAGTGATGAACTTGACATGACCAGTATTCCACCCGATATGGCTGATCAGTTAATTGATGGTGATAATGTTGTCATTGAAAAACAGGCGGGGCTTTATTTTTACCGCTTTAACGTCAACAAAGAACCATTCCAGAACAAGAAAATCCGTAAAGCGTTCGCACTGGCAATCAACCAGGAGGACATTGTCAATTATGTAACGAAAAATAAGGAAGAAGCGGCAAAAGCTTTCGTATCACCAGGATTTGAGGGACCAAACGGCAAAGATTTCCGTGAAGTAAACGGTGACCTTGTTAAATTCAATCCGGAAAAAGCAAAAAAACTGCTGAAAGAAGGCATGAAAGAAGAAGGGTATGACAAACTGCCTCCAGTGACACTCACATATAATACGGATGAAGGACACAAAGCAATTGCGGAGGCAATGCAGAATATGTTCAGTGAAAATCTTGGTGTTAATGTTACTTTGAAAAATACGGAGTGGAACGTGTTCCTTGAAGCACAGAAAAATCTGAAGCACCAGTTATCCCGAAGTTCATTCCTGTTTGACTACGCTGATCCGGTCAACTTCCTGGAAAGCTTTGTAACCGGCTCGACGATGAACCGCACCGGCTGGTCCAACGAAAAGTACGACAAACTGATTGCCCAGGCGAAGAAGGAGACGAATGAAGAGAAACGCTGGCAGCTGATGTATGAAGCGGAAAAACTGCTGGCGGAAGAAATGCCAATCTTCCCGATCCACTACTATAACCAGGTATTCATTTACAAAGATGACGTCAAAGACATTGTGCGTCACCCGGTTGGCTATCTCGAGCTGAAGTGGGCTGATAAGAAATAG